The genomic segment CGCCGTCCGGTCGAGGCTGAGATAGCCGAGTCCCAGCTCGGTGACCGTCCCGATGCGGGCCAGCAGATCCGTGGTCATCACCCGCGCCGTCGCGTCGCCGCCAAACGCGCGCAGCACCTCCGACAGAGCCGCCAGGGGCAGCGCGGCCAACTCCGCGATGGTGTACCCGGCGAAGGTCACCGCCATCGCCTCCGCCCGCAGCCGCCCGCCCCCGCAGACCGGACACGGAACGCTCGTCAGGAAACGCTCCGCCCGCGCCCGCAGGGTCCGGCTCCGGGAGTCCGCGAACGTGTGCATCACATAGCGGCGCGCGCTCATGTACGTACCCTGGTAAGGGCGTTGGATGCGGCCGGCGTCACGCACCGGATGGACCGTCACCACCGGCTGCTCGTCCGTGAAGAGAATCCACTCCCGCTCCCCGGCCGGAAGCGCGCGCCAGGGCCGGTCGACGTCGTACCCGAGGGCATCGAGCACGTCCCGCAGGTTCTTGCCCTGCCACGCACCCGGCCAGGCCGCGATCGCGCCCTCCCGGATCGACAACGAGGCGTCCGGGACGAGGAGATCCTCCGAGGTCCGGTGGATCCGGCCCAGCCCGTGACACTCGGGGCAGGCGCCCGCGGCGGTGTTGGGGGAGAAGGAGTCCGAATCCAGCCGCTCGGCACCCTCCGGATACTCCCCGGCCCGGGAGAACAGCATCCGCAGCGAGTTGGAGAGCGTGGTCACCGTACCCACCGAGGAACGCTCGCCCGCCGAGGAGCGGCGCTGCTCCAGCGAGACGGCCGGCGGCAGACCGGTGATCTCGCCGACCGCCGGAGCGCCGACCTGGTGGATCAGCCGGCGGGCGTACGGCGCCACCGACTCGAAGTACCGCCGCTGCGCCTCCGCGTAGATCGTGCCGAACGCCAGCGACGACTTGCCGGACCCGGACACCCCGGTGAAGACGGTCAGGGTGTCGCGGGGGATGTCCACGTCGATGTTCTGGAGGTTGTGCTCGCGGGCGCCACGCACCCGGACGTACGGATCGTGAGGGGTGGACATCGGTGCGGGCTCCGAACGTGGGGGACAAATGACCCCATTTTAAGGTCGTGTCCACGGGGTCGACGCATTGCCCGTCCACCTCGGGGCACGCGGTGAGCATGCCGATGATCCCCGGCCGGCCGGGCGGACCCCCGCCGGGCCGGGCTCGGACGAGAAGGAGAGTGCTGAGCGATGACGGATGACCAGAACCCCCGCGAGGACGGTTCCGTACCGACACCGGAGGACCTCCGGGCACAGGCGTCGGCCGCGCGGGACGAACTCGGCCGGACGGTCGAGCAACTGGCGGGGACGGCCGACGCGACCGTACGCGCCAAGGCCGACGAGCTGACCTCGCAGGCGCGGGAGAAGACCGCGGACGCGACGGCGCTGGGGCAGGAGAAGGCGGCCGGAGCGAAGGACCGGGCCGTGGAGAAGGCCGAGGAGATGCGGACCCACGCCCTGGAGAAGGCCGCCGAGGCACGCGCACAGGCCCGGGAGCGGACCCCGGACGCCGTGCTGGGCACCGCGGCCCAGGCCCAGCAGCAGATCGGGGTGGCCGTACGGACCCTGGGGGAGAAGTTCCAGGAGCACGCGCCCGAGCCCGTGCGCCGGGGCGCCGACCGCGTGGCCCACGCCGCGCGGGGCAAGGAGGGGCTGCTGGTCGCCGGGGGAGTGGCCGCCGTCGCGGTGGTCGCCGTCGCGCGCCACCGGCGGCGTGGATGAACGTCCCCGCCCTCGTGTACAAGCCCGTCGGCCTCGCGGTCGGGATGGCGGGCGGCCTCGTCGCCGGGGCCGTCTTCCGCCAGGTGTGGAAGACGGTCGCCCGCGAGGACGACGCCCCGAGCCCGACGGACCGCGACCGCGGCTGGCCCGAGATACTCGCCGCGGCGGCCCTGCAAGGGGCGATCTTCTCCACCGTCCGCGCCGCGGTCGGGCGGGGCGGGGCCATCACCGTCCGGCGTCTGACGGGCACCTGGCCCGACTGACGGGCCCTGCCCGGCCTTGATCCGCCGGACACCACCGAGAAGCCCGCCACCGGAACACGAACCGGTGGCGGGCTTCTCGTGCACGTGTGCGCCGTCAGGCGTCCTGGCGCTCCGGTTCGGCGCCGGTCAGCTCGGGCTCCAGGCCCTCGCCGAGCTCGGTCCGCCGGCGCCCCACGTCGCTGCGCCACGCCTCGAAGGCCCAGGCCGTGAGCGCGGCCACCGCCGCGCCGAGCAGCCAGCCCCCGACCACGTCGCTGAACCAGTGGACGCCGAGCGCGACCCGGGTGAACCCCACCCCGACCACCGACAGGGCCGCCACGCCCCAGCACAACGCGTGCCAGGCGCGCGGCACCATCGGCAGCAGGACCAGCAGCAGGACCGCGCAGGAGGTGGTCGCCGTCATCGCGTGCCCGGAGGGGAAGGAGAAGCCCGGCGCGTGCGCCACCGGGTCCTCCAGGGACGGCCGGGCGCGCTCCACCACGGTCTTGACGAGCAGCCCGACCAGCCCTCCGCCCACCGCCGTCACAGCGGCCCAGGACGCCAGCCGCCAGGCCCGCTTCCACAGCAGCCAGACCGTCAGCAGCGCCACCGCGGAACGCAGGGTGGCCGGGTCCCACACCCAGTCGGAGAGGAACCGCAGCGTGCCGGTCCACGCGGGGTGGTCGAGGGCCGTGCGGTTCAGCCGCAGCGCCGCCGAGGCGTCGAGCCGGCGCAACGGCTGCCAGTGCCCCTCCACGAGGACGAGCAGCAGGGCGAAGGGGACCGCGGCCACGGCGGCGACCGCGACGGCCCCGAGCAGCCGGGCGCCGAATCTCCGGTCGGCCCGGCGGCTGTCGCGGAGGCGGCGGGCGGTGGTGCGTACGGGCATCGGGGCTCCCGGGTCCGGGGTGGTTCGGTTCGGTTCGGTCCTGACCAGGGGGTCTCAGGCTCCCGGGTCGGGCTGGATCGGCCCGGGCCGCCGGGCCCGCACCGCTTCGAGCTGCGCGGCGAAGGACAGCCCGAGGAAGAGGGCGATCGAGGTCAGATAGGCCCACAGCAGCAGCGACATGAAGGCGCTGAGGGGTCCGTAGACGGTGTCGAAGGACCCGCTGAACGCGAGGTACTTGCTGAGCAGCCAGGTCAGCGCCGTCCACAGCACCAGGTAGACGGCCGCCCCGAACGCCAGCCAGGTGTATCCGGGTTGCTTCCGCCGGGGCGCCCGGCGGAATATCGCGCTGGCGGAGATCAGGGCGAGAATCACCCCCAGCGGCCACCGCAGGAGGTCCCAGGCGGTCCGGGCGCCGTCGCCGAGGTGGTAGACGCTGGTCGCGGCGGCCACCAGGTCCCCGCCCGCCACCATCAGCAGCGAACCGATGCCGAGCGGAATGCCCGCGCTGAGGGACATGACGAGCCCGCGCAGGTACTTCCGGTGGAAGACCCGGTCGCGCTCGACACCGTAGATCCGGTTCGCCCCCCGCTCCACCTGGCACATCGCGGTGGTGGTGTTGACCATCGAGAAGGCGAGTCCGAACCACAGGGCAAGCCGGGCGCCGATGCCCGTCTGGCGACGGCTCTGGTCCAGCGCCTCGTCGACGACGTCGGCGCTGGGGCCCGCGCTGATCCGGTGGATCGTCAGCTCGGCGAGCCGGCCGATGTTCTCGGTGTGCATCTCGGCCGAGAGCCCGACGAACGCGATGACCAGCGGTATCACCGCCAGCACCGTCTGCAGGGCGAGGGCCCGGGAGTGGCTGAACCCGTCGGAGTAGCGGAAGCGGACGAAGGAGTCGCGCACGAGCTGCCAGCTGCCGTACCGGCGCAGGGTGGCCAGCGCCTCGTCGGCGGAGAGTTCGTCGCCCGTCATGTCGCGGGTCTGGGGGACCCGGGTCGCCGTACCCATCACGCGCCCCCGGCGGGGACGAGGACGATCAGCGCCCCGGGCACGACCTCGGCGATGAGCCGGAGACCGGCGCCCACCGGGTCGCCGTCCATCTCGCGGGGCTGCGGCGACGCGAAGTGCAGCTCGGCGCGGCGGAACGTGAAGAACTCGACGGGACCTCCACCCTTGCCGCCCTCGGAAGCCCTGCCCGAGGTCGGGCGCAGCAGCACCCGCAGGGCGCGGAGCCAGTCGGCCGGGCCGTGCGGATCGTAGAGCGCGAGGTCCAGCAGCCCGTCGTCCGGCCGCGCGGCGGGTACGAGGGTGGTGCCGCCCTGCACCGTACCGATGTTGGCGAGGAGCACCATCCGCACGCTCCGGTGCAGCTCCGGGCCACCGTCCAGGCGGACCGTCAGCCGGGTCCGGGGGGACCGCAGCTCCCGCAGTCCGGCCACCACGTAGGCGGGCCAGCCCACCGCGGACTTGGCGCGGTCCGAGGTGTGCTCCAGCATCGCCGCGTCCAGGCCCGCCCCCGACATGGCCGTGAAGTGGGTCGCCGGGACTCCGTCGCCCTCCAGCCGGCCCAGGTCGAGCCGGTGCGGGGTGCCGGCCAGTGCCGCGTGCAGGGCCTTCGCGGGGTCGAGCGGCAGCCCGAGGTGACGGGCGAGCAGATTGCCGGTGCCGCAGGGGACGATCGCCAGCGCGACGCCCGTACCCGCGAGGACGTCGGCCACCGTACGGACCGTCCCGTCGCCGCCGCAGACCACGACCAGACCCGCGCCCCCACGGACCGCTTCCGCCGCCTGCCCGGCGCCCGGGTCGTCCGCCGTCGTCTCCGCGAACACCGGTGCGCCGCGCCCGTGCTGGGCCAGAACCAGCCGCAGGGTGTCCCGGACCGCGGGGCCGGTGACCGTGGGGTTGACGATGACGACGGTGTGCCCGGTGGTCCCGGTGGTCCGCCGGTCGGGCTGATCGGTGCGGGACTCCGCCGCGGCCACCGCGACCTCCGTCGCGCCGGCGGGTACGGGGGCCGCCGCGTAGTCGTCCGCGAGGACGGCCCGGCCCACGATCAGCAGCGAGAGGCCGCCGTTCAGCAGGCCGCCCGCCACGTCGGTGGGGTGGTGCATGCCCCGGTAGAGCCGGGCGACCCCGACGAGCAGCGGGATCAGCAGGAAGACGGCACCCAGGACCTTCCGCCAGGGGCCGCGCACCCGGGACAGCGCCAGGACGGCGAGTCCGCCGTAGAGCGCGGTGGCCGCCCCGGTGTGCCCGGAGGTGTAGCTGGAGGTCGGCGGCGAGGCGTCCAGGCGCTCCACGTCCGGGCGGGTCCGGTCGACGGACTCCGTGATGACGAGGAAGACCAGTGCCTGGAGGGACACGGCGGCCGCGAGGAAGACGGTCTCCCGCCACCTCGGCAGCCGGGGGATGAGGACCAGCCCCACGCAGACCAGCAGGGTGATGCCGATCACCGTCGAGGTGTTGCCCGCGCCGGAGCCGATGAGCGAGGCGGAGGTGAGCGCGTGCGTGCGTATGCGCTCGAAGCCCTCGTTCACCTCGTCCTCGACGGTCAGCGGCCACCAGTCCCGTGCCGGGCCGGTGATCAGCAGGCCGAAGCCCGTCAGCAGTCCCGCCTGGCAGACCGTCAGCGCACCGACGCGTACGGTGGCGCGGCCGATACCGCTGGTCAGGGCGGGGGAGCGGCCGGGACGGGAGTCGCCCGGGCGCTGCTCGCCGTCGACTCCGGCCCGTCTCGCCGGCAGGGCAGTCGGCATGGAACCCCCACGTGTACGTACTCGCGTTCCCGGAACCGGGCGGCGAGTGCGGCCCGGCCCTCGGCGTATGCCCCCGAAACGGGGCGGCAGGCCTCGGCCCCGTGCGGCGGACCTGCGGTGGACCTCGGCTCCGCGCGGCGGACCGCTGTCCGCGGAAGGCTCTGGGCCGTGTCCGACCCGGCCCGTGGGGCGGGCGGCTGCGACGCGCAGGGTCGGACACGGCCTACTGTGGACGGATGACCGACGACGCCAGGCCCCTTGCCGTATTCGACCTGGACGGCACGCTCTCGGACAGCGCCCACCGGCAGCACTTCCTCGAAGGTGCCCGCCGGGACTGGTCCGCGTTCTTCGCCGCCGCTGTCGACGACCCGCCGCTCGCCGAGGGGATCAGCCTCGCCGTGCGGAGCGCCGACGAGTGCGAGGTCGTCTACCTGACCGGACGCCCGGAGCGCTGCCGCAAGGACACCCTCGACTGGATCGCCCTGCACGGGCTCCCCGAAGGGCCGCTGCACATGCGGCGCAACGACGACCGCCGGCCCGCCCGCCGCACCAAGCTGGAGGTGCTGAAGCGGCTGGGCCGGGCGCGCGGGATCCGAATGGTCGTGGACGACGACGAGCTGGTCTGCGACGACGCCGAGGCGGCCGGTTTCACCGTGGTCCGGGCCCGCTGGGCCGAGTCGTCCCAGGCGTTGAAGGACGCCCAGGAGCGTCAGGGGCGTACGTGAGGGCACGCCGGTGGCGAATGCCGCCGCGAGGAGGGCCTCGTCGCGCGCGGTCTCACCGTCGCGGGTCGGGGGCGTGTCCTCCTGCGGTGCGTCGTGTCCGCCGTGCTGCGTCGGACGGTGCCGTGTCGTGCTCCGTCGGGCCGTGTCGGGCCGTGCCGTGCGGTGTCGTGCCGTGCGGTGTCGCGTCGGACCGTGTCAGGAGGTTCCGTCGAGCCGGAAACCGACCTTGAGCGTCACCTGGTAGTGCCCGATCCGGCCGTCCTCGATGTGTCCGCGCGCTTCCTTGATCTCGAACCAGTCGAGATTGCGCAACGTTTCCGACGCTCGGGCGATGCCGTTGCGGATCGCCGCGTCGATGCTCTCTTCGGAGGTTCCTACGATCTCGGTGACCCGATAGGTGTGATTGGACATCGTATGTCTCCCTTCGTGTCTCCACGGTGCCTTACTCCCGGGCGGTGCGCGAGGGAGCGGGCGGCGGCGCCCGGCTGACGGGCGGCCCTTGACCTGCTCAATGGTCCATACCAAAATCCAGTCACACACCCGTGCGAGCACCGCCCGCGTCCCCCCACACCGGGTCAAGATCCCATCGTGCTGATTCGCAGAAGGTGACGCTCGTGAAGAACCGGATTCTCGCCGGAGCCATCGCACTCGTCTCGTCCGTCGCTCTCGGAGGATGCGGTTACCTGTCCCCCTCCGGCGCGGAAGACACAACCGTGACGGTCTGGCTGATGAAGGGCAGTGCCTCCACCGAATTCCTGGACAAGTTCACCGCGGCGTACGAGAAGGAACACGATGCGGTCGAACTGGAGTTCAAATTCCAGGAGTGGGGCGGGATCGGACCCAAGGTGCTGTCCGCGCTCAAGGGCAAGGGCAAGGACTCCCCGGACGTCATCGAGGTCGGCAACACGCAGGTCGCCCAGTACGCGGAGAGCGGCGGCCTGCGCGACCTCACCCTGGAGTCCATGCGCGACCTCGGCAGCGAGGACTGGCTGCCGGGCCTCGCCGACCCGGGCAGTATCAACGGAGTGCAGTACGGCATCCCCTGGTACGCGGCCAACCGGGTGGTCATCTACAACAAGGACCTCTTCGCGCAGGCGGGGATCGACACCCCGCCGAAGAACCGCGAGCAGTGGATCGCCGACACCGAACTCCTGGACGCGGACGGGAACCAGGGCATCTACCTCGCGGGGCAGAACTGGTACGTCCTCGCCGGATTCATCTGGGACGAGGGCGGCGAACTCGCCGAAGGGGACGACGGCGACTGGACCGGTGCCCTGGACAGCCCCGAGGCGCTCAGGGGCATGGAGTTCTACAAGAAGCTCCAGGCACTCGGTGCCGGCCCGAAGGACGCAGACGAGGAGAACCCGCCGCAGACCGACGTGTTCGCCCGCGGCGACGTCGCGCAGATCATCTCCACCCCGGGCAGCGCCGCGCTCATCGAGCAGGCCAACCCGGAACTCAAGGGAAAACTGGGCTACTTCCCGATACCCGGCAAGACCACGAAGAAGCCCGGCGCGGTGTTCACCGGCGGCTCCGACCTGATCGTCCCGGAGAAGGCCGAGCACCGCAGCGCCGGGGTCGCCGTGGTGGAGGCGCTGGCGAGCGAGAAGTGGCAGCGCGAACTCGCCCTGGCCATGAGCTACGTCCCCAACAAGCCGAAGCTCGCGGGCGCCATCGAGGGCCAGGAAGGCACCGCCGCGATGGCGGAGGGTGCCGCCCAGGGGCGAGCCACCCCCAACTCCGCCCAGTGGGCGGACGTCGAGGCCGAGAACCCCATCAAGCCGTACATGACCGCGGTGCTGGAGGGGCGTGACCCGGCCGAGGAAGCGAAGTCGGCCTCGGAGCGCATCAGTTCCCTTCTCGCCGGCAGCTGACGCGCCCCAAGGGGCCGGTGGGGTGCGGGGGAAGGGCGGGCCCGGGCCGCACCCCGGGATTCAGCCGTCGCACATCCGCGCGCTCCATGGCGGTCACGTCGAATCCAGCCGGCCACGGAAGAAGTAGGGGGCCGGACCTTCGCCGCCCAGTGCCTCGGCCGGCGGGGTCCGGCGGCCGCCCTTGCCGATCCGTCCCCGGAGACCGCCATGACCGCGCTGCCCCTCGCCCCACCGGTTCACTCCGTCTCCGAAGTGCCGGCCCCCGCCCGGCCCGCCGCCCCCTCGGGCCCGTCCCAGCCCCCCGCCTACCGCCTCTCCCTCGCCGCGGGTCCCGAGGACGTACGCGCCGCCCAGCGGCTGCGGTACCAGGTGTTCGCCGGAGAGCTCGGTGCCCGGCTCGACGGCCCCGAACCCGGCCTCGACGGCGACGCGTTCGACGCCTTCTGCGACCACCTGCTGGTGAGGGAGACCGCCACCGGCGACGTCGTCGCCACCTATCGGGTACTGCCCCCCGAGCGCGCCCGCGCCGCCGGACGCCTCTACTCGGAGGGCGAGTTCGACCTCACCCGGCTCGCCCCCCTGCG from the Streptomyces sp. NBC_01335 genome contains:
- a CDS encoding diacylglycerol kinase family protein — encoded protein: MPTALPARRAGVDGEQRPGDSRPGRSPALTSGIGRATVRVGALTVCQAGLLTGFGLLITGPARDWWPLTVEDEVNEGFERIRTHALTSASLIGSGAGNTSTVIGITLLVCVGLVLIPRLPRWRETVFLAAAVSLQALVFLVITESVDRTRPDVERLDASPPTSSYTSGHTGAATALYGGLAVLALSRVRGPWRKVLGAVFLLIPLLVGVARLYRGMHHPTDVAGGLLNGGLSLLIVGRAVLADDYAAAPVPAGATEVAVAAAESRTDQPDRRTTGTTGHTVVIVNPTVTGPAVRDTLRLVLAQHGRGAPVFAETTADDPGAGQAAEAVRGGAGLVVVCGGDGTVRTVADVLAGTGVALAIVPCGTGNLLARHLGLPLDPAKALHAALAGTPHRLDLGRLEGDGVPATHFTAMSGAGLDAAMLEHTSDRAKSAVGWPAYVVAGLRELRSPRTRLTVRLDGGPELHRSVRMVLLANIGTVQGGTTLVPAARPDDGLLDLALYDPHGPADWLRALRVLLRPTSGRASEGGKGGGPVEFFTFRRAELHFASPQPREMDGDPVGAGLRLIAEVVPGALIVLVPAGGA
- a CDS encoding YihY/virulence factor BrkB family protein, which produces MGTATRVPQTRDMTGDELSADEALATLRRYGSWQLVRDSFVRFRYSDGFSHSRALALQTVLAVIPLVIAFVGLSAEMHTENIGRLAELTIHRISAGPSADVVDEALDQSRRQTGIGARLALWFGLAFSMVNTTTAMCQVERGANRIYGVERDRVFHRKYLRGLVMSLSAGIPLGIGSLLMVAGGDLVAAATSVYHLGDGARTAWDLLRWPLGVILALISASAIFRRAPRRKQPGYTWLAFGAAVYLVLWTALTWLLSKYLAFSGSFDTVYGPLSAFMSLLLWAYLTSIALFLGLSFAAQLEAVRARRPGPIQPDPGA
- a CDS encoding phosphatase domain-containing protein; translation: MTDDARPLAVFDLDGTLSDSAHRQHFLEGARRDWSAFFAAAVDDPPLAEGISLAVRSADECEVVYLTGRPERCRKDTLDWIALHGLPEGPLHMRRNDDRRPARRTKLEVLKRLGRARGIRMVVDDDELVCDDAEAAGFTVVRARWAESSQALKDAQERQGRT
- a CDS encoding phosphatase PAP2 family protein, giving the protein MPVRTTARRLRDSRRADRRFGARLLGAVAVAAVAAVPFALLLVLVEGHWQPLRRLDASAALRLNRTALDHPAWTGTLRFLSDWVWDPATLRSAVALLTVWLLWKRAWRLASWAAVTAVGGGLVGLLVKTVVERARPSLEDPVAHAPGFSFPSGHAMTATTSCAVLLLVLLPMVPRAWHALCWGVAALSVVGVGFTRVALGVHWFSDVVGGWLLGAAVAALTAWAFEAWRSDVGRRRTELGEGLEPELTGAEPERQDA
- a CDS encoding extracellular solute-binding protein, which encodes MKNRILAGAIALVSSVALGGCGYLSPSGAEDTTVTVWLMKGSASTEFLDKFTAAYEKEHDAVELEFKFQEWGGIGPKVLSALKGKGKDSPDVIEVGNTQVAQYAESGGLRDLTLESMRDLGSEDWLPGLADPGSINGVQYGIPWYAANRVVIYNKDLFAQAGIDTPPKNREQWIADTELLDADGNQGIYLAGQNWYVLAGFIWDEGGELAEGDDGDWTGALDSPEALRGMEFYKKLQALGAGPKDADEENPPQTDVFARGDVAQIISTPGSAALIEQANPELKGKLGYFPIPGKTTKKPGAVFTGGSDLIVPEKAEHRSAGVAVVEALASEKWQRELALAMSYVPNKPKLAGAIEGQEGTAAMAEGAAQGRATPNSAQWADVEAENPIKPYMTAVLEGRDPAEEAKSASERISSLLAGS
- a CDS encoding DUF4235 domain-containing protein encodes the protein MNVPALVYKPVGLAVGMAGGLVAGAVFRQVWKTVAREDDAPSPTDRDRGWPEILAAAALQGAIFSTVRAAVGRGGAITVRRLTGTWPD
- a CDS encoding dodecin, giving the protein MSNHTYRVTEIVGTSEESIDAAIRNGIARASETLRNLDWFEIKEARGHIEDGRIGHYQVTLKVGFRLDGTS